The Aspergillus luchuensis IFO 4308 DNA, chromosome 4, nearly complete sequence DNA window aaagaagtcgGTCGAAGATAAATAGGGAAGTGAAAGAGGTTGGTCCAAAGCCATACACAGGTCGTTAGATGAGGTGAGGATCAAGGTCAAGGGAGGAATTGTTTAGGCTTCTACAAGCTTGTGACCGTTCCCAAGGAATTCGAGGCATCGCCGAGCCAGCGCAATGACCTCGCCTTCCCCGTCTtcagcatcctcctcgtccgatTCGATATTCTTGTCGGAGATGGACTTGACCATCTGAACGATATCGTCAGACTTGGCGATATATCCGATGAGTCTTTGATCCTCTGATTCCAGAAGTTGAAGCAGAGTCCAGATGGCGATATGCTGGAATGTCGGGTCGCCACTGGCGAGGAAGCGGTTGAGGTAGCCGTGAATACCTCCATTCGGGTCTGCCCAATCACGCACAAAGATGGAGTAGTCACCCACTGCATTCACAACTGTTAGTATATGGAGGGCAGGTTAACACGTTTGCACACGGTGGGGGGCATACCTTTAGAGGAGAGATTTCCCAGCGCCGCAGCGCTGTTCCCTTGCACTTCGATGCTTTCCGATTCCGTCAAAGGAATCAGGACGTCAAACACCCCCAGATTAAGGAGATGCGGTTTTAACTCGTCGCTCAGAGCCAGAACCGCGATCGCAGCAGTCATTTCCGACTGAACGCTGAGGGGCACACGGAGGACGAGGTCCTTGCACTTCTGAACAGCGCCGGCCTGCAGGACCAGCTCCTTGTTTCGATCCGAGCTTGCGGCAAGGTTCCGGAGGGTCGAGATGGCGTGACACTGAATCTCTTCATTGTCGGTCGATCCCAGCAGGTCCACCAGGGGCTTGAGGAAGCCCGCATCGATGATAGGCGATTCGTtcaggggatggatggagatgttGCGGATACACGCGACGGCGGATAGGATGAGAGGAAGGTAGGATGACTGCAGCAGTCGCAAGAGGGGCGGAAGACCCTTGGCTCGAACAATTTCGAGCTGGTATTTCTCGTCCGAGGCAAGGTTGCGCAGTGCCAACGCCGCTTGGCATTGGACCTTGGGTGTTGACGAATCCATCAGGTGCACCAGTGATTGAACCAGCCTGGACTCGGTTTGAGCCAGGCGCTTGCGATTCGACGAGTCGACAGCGATGTTACTGAGGGCGGTAGTGCAGTAGTATTGTACATCCACATCGGGAGAGGAGAGCAATTGAACAAGAACGGGGATAGCGCCGGCGTTGACAAGTTGTTGTCGGTTATCATCTACGGATCGCAATGTTAGCTGAGCCACTCCGTCTGGGGATCCTTCGCAACCTACCCGAGTGTGTCATATTCAGCAACGCCCCCGTGGCATTTCGTTGTACACGCATGTCCTTCGACTTGGCTAGACGGATCAGCGGGCCCAAGGCACCGGATCGAGCGATCTTAGCCTTATTATCCTCATGGGTAGCCAAGTTTGTAATGCAACCGACCGCATTGCATTGCACTTCCACATTTGGTGACATCATCTGCCGTATTAGAGGAGCCAGTCCTCCCAGAGCGACGATCAGCACCTTATTGTCCGCTGCGACCGGTCAGTGATCTTGCTGGCGcgaggaatggatgaaaGCAAAACCCACCATTTACAGCCAGGTTACCTAGTGCTGCACTAGCAGCACGTTGAACTTCAATGTCCGAACTCTGcaacaagaagaggatgggcTCCAACGTGTCTCGATCGACCTCGCGCACATCTGCAAATACCCCGGATGTTAGCCACCATCGGAACAACAAGGTCTCTGTGCGTATCAGCCGTACCTCTTTCCGTGATTTCAGCGAATGTCAGACTGGCACTTCGTTGGAGATCGACATTGTCGGAATAGACGAGGGTGCTCAAGGCCCGAAGGGGTTCACCGGCGAAGAAGTCGGTCTCGGTCCTCTATCAAGGAATAC harbors:
- the vac8 gene encoding protein anchor VAC8 (BUSCO:EOG09261JUE;~COG:U;~EggNog:ENOG410PG4R;~InterPro:IPR016024,IPR011989,IPR000225;~PFAM:PF04826,PF13513,PF00514;~go_function: GO:0005515 - protein binding [Evidence IEA]), encoding MSGITNACLSCFSTVDRWCHISACLGPIGGRSRDGIYETTLADNEREAVSDLLGYLENRTETDFFAGEPLRALSTLVYSDNVDLQRSASLTFAEITERDVREVDRDTLEPILFLLQSSDIEVQRAASAALGNLAVNADNKVLIVALGGLAPLIRQMMSPNVEVQCNAVGCITNLATHEDNKAKIARSGALGPLIRLAKSKDMRVQRNATGALLNMTHSDDNRQQLVNAGAIPVLVQLLSSPDVDVQYYCTTALSNIAVDSSNRKRLAQTESRLVQSLVHLMDSSTPKVQCQAALALRNLASDEKYQLEIVRAKGLPPLLRLLQSSYLPLILSAVACIRNISIHPLNESPIIDAGFLKPLVDLLGSTDNEEIQCHAISTLRNLAASSDRNKELVLQAGAVQKCKDLVLRVPLSVQSEMTAAIAVLALSDELKPHLLNLGVFDVLIPLTESESIEVQGNSAAALGNLSSKVGDYSIFVRDWADPNGGIHGYLNRFLASGDPTFQHIAIWTLLQLLESEDQRLIGYIAKSDDIVQMVKSISDKNIESDEEDAEDGEGEVIALARRCLEFLGNGHKLVEA